The following are from one region of the Candidatus Hydrogenedentota bacterium genome:
- a CDS encoding methyltransferase domain-containing protein, which yields MSTWNTGSLLGLARQFMGTRVLLSAAELDVFTHLSTPKSLDEAVALLGTQKRGTKILLDALSAMGLLEKKEERYGCPPQHAALLSSSALESVRPMILHSASMWNRWAQLTDIVRTGEKEDTPAGLYERDELVAFIYAMHVVGREQAAETAVLAKAENARKLLDVGGETGSYAEAFAQYYPELRATVFDRPLVIKMAEDRLADSPVRDRIDLAIGDFYDDPLPTGYDLVLLSAIIHQNSPEQNVALQKKCFDALESGGRILIRDHLLSPDRTHPVSGALFAVNMLVGTEGGNAYSFEDVQDSLSAAGFERIAKLHDDTHMDGLVEAYKP from the coding sequence ATGAGTACATGGAATACGGGATCGTTGCTGGGACTGGCGCGGCAGTTTATGGGCACACGGGTCTTGCTCTCGGCTGCGGAATTGGATGTGTTCACCCATCTATCCACGCCCAAGAGTCTTGATGAAGCGGTTGCCCTTTTGGGAACACAAAAACGGGGCACAAAAATTCTTCTTGACGCCCTGTCCGCTATGGGATTGCTTGAAAAAAAAGAGGAGCGCTATGGTTGTCCGCCACAACACGCCGCACTGCTTTCATCATCCGCTCTTGAGTCAGTCCGACCCATGATATTGCATTCCGCAAGTATGTGGAACCGTTGGGCGCAATTGACCGATATCGTGCGTACCGGAGAAAAAGAGGACACGCCGGCGGGTCTGTATGAAAGAGATGAACTGGTAGCCTTTATCTACGCCATGCACGTGGTCGGCCGTGAACAGGCTGCTGAAACGGCTGTCTTGGCAAAAGCAGAGAATGCCCGTAAATTATTGGACGTGGGGGGGGAAACCGGATCCTACGCGGAAGCTTTTGCGCAATACTACCCCGAATTGCGCGCTACCGTTTTCGATCGCCCACTGGTCATCAAAATGGCAGAAGACCGACTCGCAGATTCGCCCGTCCGTGACCGGATAGACCTTGCCATAGGCGATTTTTATGACGATCCGCTGCCTACGGGCTACGACTTGGTTTTGCTTTCCGCAATTATTCACCAAAATAGTCCAGAACAAAATGTCGCCCTGCAAAAGAAATGTTTCGATGCCCTCGAATCAGGAGGACGCATCTTAATCCGGGATCATCTCTTAAGCCCCGACCGAACCCATCCCGTATCCGGGGCGCTTTTTGCAGTGAATATGTTGGTCGGTACAGAAGGCGGCAACGCCTACAGTTTTGAAGATGTACAGGACAGCCTCAGT
- a CDS encoding family 20 glycosylhydrolase, with translation MKQLFVSLFVIGAALILIHGCSSLNFPHKPAKDSVPESARKEEVLAPTIPPPSLERIVLLPTPRMLRLTPNAFAPDTLVPQEPLRPEMMPHQQGYILSVEREQITLIAAAADGLFYAHQTLNQLKNQYKGSGVLPVVYIEDWPDFPNRGVMLDIARDKIPTMESLYQMVDLFASLKLNQLQLYMEHSFAYPGHEVVWKDASPMTGDEIRALDQYCKERFISLVPNQNSFGHMHRWLKHDAYKHLAESPSSTDLCPVHPGSIALLRSMYAALLPNFSSTSFNVGCDETYGLGKGCSKDAVNKLGKGRVYLNFLKEIHGLVEEQGRTMQFWADIILNYPSLIPELPDNVVAMVWGYEADHPFADRCRKLAASGVPFYVCPGTSSWNSLLGRTNNALENLKQAARNGLNNHAIGFLMTDWGDNGHWQGASISFVPFAWGAALSWAYDANVELDLAHAANVHVFQDSSELMAQAAMDLGNAHLATGSIHDNNTVYYGLLLSARDNAPGKNWIRNMSIPGIQTARYLLEDASSRMEQAQPTCPNAGEFLNEFFLNIRMAKFALRLGEERLKGDCGTALLPLSVRQSLLDELTPIISEFKTVWLARNRVGGLADSVGRLESLAALLAP, from the coding sequence TTGAAACAACTCTTCGTTTCTCTCTTTGTTATAGGAGCAGCATTGATTCTCATCCATGGATGCAGTTCCTTAAATTTCCCCCATAAACCCGCCAAGGACAGTGTCCCGGAGTCAGCGCGAAAGGAAGAAGTCCTTGCGCCAACCATTCCGCCGCCTTCCTTAGAGCGGATCGTATTGCTGCCCACGCCCCGTATGCTTCGATTAACCCCGAACGCTTTTGCGCCGGATACGTTAGTGCCGCAAGAACCACTGCGCCCCGAAATGATGCCCCATCAACAAGGCTATATCTTGTCCGTGGAACGGGAACAAATCACCTTAATCGCCGCCGCTGCCGACGGCCTTTTTTATGCCCATCAAACCTTGAATCAGTTGAAAAATCAATACAAAGGAAGCGGCGTACTCCCGGTTGTCTATATCGAAGATTGGCCCGATTTCCCCAATCGCGGCGTTATGTTGGACATTGCACGCGACAAGATTCCCACCATGGAGAGTTTGTATCAAATGGTGGATCTTTTCGCCTCTCTAAAACTGAATCAACTGCAATTGTATATGGAACATAGTTTCGCCTATCCCGGCCATGAAGTCGTCTGGAAAGACGCTTCGCCCATGACCGGCGACGAAATACGCGCCTTGGATCAATACTGTAAAGAACGGTTTATAAGCTTGGTTCCGAACCAAAATTCTTTTGGTCATATGCATCGTTGGTTAAAACATGACGCCTATAAGCATCTGGCGGAAAGTCCTTCCTCCACGGATTTATGCCCTGTTCATCCAGGCAGCATCGCATTGCTGCGCAGTATGTACGCGGCTTTGCTGCCAAACTTTTCAAGTACCAGCTTCAACGTGGGCTGTGACGAGACTTATGGCTTAGGTAAGGGATGCAGTAAAGATGCTGTCAACAAATTGGGCAAGGGCCGGGTCTATCTTAACTTTTTAAAAGAGATTCACGGCCTTGTGGAAGAGCAGGGGAGAACCATGCAATTTTGGGCCGATATCATTCTCAACTACCCAAGTCTCATTCCTGAATTGCCAGATAATGTCGTTGCCATGGTCTGGGGCTATGAAGCGGATCATCCCTTCGCTGACAGATGCCGTAAATTGGCGGCCTCCGGAGTTCCTTTTTATGTGTGCCCCGGCACATCCTCATGGAATTCACTCTTAGGCCGTACCAACAACGCCTTGGAAAATCTTAAACAAGCAGCAAGAAATGGGCTGAATAATCACGCTATCGGATTTTTAATGACCGATTGGGGGGACAATGGCCATTGGCAAGGCGCCTCTATTTCTTTTGTTCCTTTCGCGTGGGGAGCTGCTCTCAGTTGGGCCTATGACGCCAATGTGGAACTTGACCTTGCACATGCCGCCAATGTCCATGTTTTCCAAGACAGCAGTGAACTTATGGCACAAGCGGCGATGGATCTGGGAAATGCGCATCTCGCGACCGGAAGTATTCACGATAACAATACCGTATATTATGGATTGCTTCTGAGTGCCCGTGACAATGCCCCAGGAAAGAATTGGATTCGGAACATGTCCATTCCCGGTATCCAAACTGCGCGGTATCTTCTGGAAGACGCTTCAAGCCGCATGGAGCAAGCCCAACCAACTTGCCCAAATGCCGGAGAATTCCTCAATGAGTTTTTCTTAAATATACGGATGGCTAAATTTGCATTGAGACTGGGAGAGGAGCGCCTGAAAGGAGACTGCGGCACTGCCCTCTTACCCCTATCCGTACGACAATCCTTGTTGGATGAGTTGACTCCCATCATCTCAGAGTTTAAAACCGTATGGCTGGCCCGTAACCGCGTTGGCGGCCTCGCCGATAGTGTCGGCAGATTGGAAAGCTTGGCAGCGCTGCTAGCGCCATAA